In Bacillus sp. FJAT-45037, the following are encoded in one genomic region:
- a CDS encoding zf-HC2 domain-containing protein, translating into MNKKDECVVFRDLYELYVDDELEVDSKEWMMRHEQACSECVIGLDKNESESFHQADKEKIWGIRIMMTLMYALFILLSIWMSVWYFW; encoded by the coding sequence ATGAATAAGAAGGATGAATGTGTAGTTTTTCGAGATTTGTATGAGTTATATGTGGACGATGAACTCGAAGTTGACTCAAAAGAATGGATGATGAGGCATGAGCAGGCATGTAGTGAATGTGTTATAGGATTAGATAAAAATGAGAGTGAAAGTTTTCATCAGGCAGATAAGGAGAAAATCTGGGGGATACGTATTATGATGACGTTGATGTATGCCCTGTTTATTTTGCTCTCAATCTGGATGTCCGTGTGGTATTTTTGGTAA
- a CDS encoding RNA polymerase sigma factor — MSNWKTLEELYALYYDEIYTYLFQRTRKKEIAQDLAQDTFMKAFKGLTSFSGKSSIKTWLYTIAHNTFINWYRRETKFIHSPIEELFTLEQYTYKEPEEELAYKNDREQMMQAIHSLKEEYQTVIILREYQELSYDEIADILNWKLSKVKTNIHRAKLELRKHMTNNGGEVE, encoded by the coding sequence ATGAGTAACTGGAAAACACTAGAAGAATTGTATGCTCTTTATTACGATGAGATCTATACATACTTATTTCAGCGCACTAGAAAAAAGGAGATAGCTCAAGATTTAGCCCAAGATACCTTTATGAAAGCGTTCAAAGGACTAACTTCTTTTTCGGGAAAGTCGAGTATAAAAACATGGCTGTACACGATTGCTCATAACACATTCATTAATTGGTACCGCCGAGAAACGAAATTCATTCATTCACCCATTGAAGAATTGTTCACATTAGAGCAATACACGTATAAGGAGCCGGAAGAAGAATTAGCTTATAAAAATGACCGCGAACAAATGATGCAAGCGATTCATTCATTGAAAGAAGAATATCAAACAGTCATTATTTTGCGTGAATATCAGGAGTTATCCTACGATGAAATTGCTGATATATTGAATTGGAAGTTATCAAAAGTAAAGACGAACATACACCGAGCAAAGTTGGAATTGCGTAAACATATGACCAATAATGGAGGCGAGGTAGAATGA
- a CDS encoding anti-sigma factor family protein — MNCHLVRDLLPLYVEGDCSDRTNQLIKEHLTTCRECHELHELMEEPIHLPIEDKEEMIAQKPIESTLFWKKYYGELLWRGIGLFLMIYVVVVLITLLR, encoded by the coding sequence ATGAATTGTCATTTAGTAAGAGACCTGTTGCCTCTATATGTTGAAGGCGATTGCAGTGATAGAACCAATCAGTTAATCAAAGAACATTTAACGACTTGTAGGGAATGTCATGAACTCCATGAGTTGATGGAAGAACCTATTCATTTACCAATTGAGGATAAAGAAGAAATGATTGCTCAAAAACCAATCGAATCAACACTTTTTTGGAAGAAATATTACGGTGAATTGTTATGGAGGGGGATCGGGCTATTTCTGATGATCTATGTGGTAGTTGTGCTCATAACCTTATTGCGATAA
- a CDS encoding BclA C-terminal domain-containing protein has product MGPPGPIGPPGAGGLLEYGYIYNLTAQTVAVNADVLFSNTGITTAGITHIPGTAEIVVTTAGDYEVTFSVSGVEPNQFAIFINGVLVPETVYGSGAGTQQNNGQAIIAVEAGDIITLRNHVSAAAVGLQTQAGGTATNVNASIVIKKLDQ; this is encoded by the coding sequence GTGGGACCTCCGGGACCAATAGGACCTCCGGGAGCTGGGGGATTACTTGAATATGGTTATATTTATAACCTCACTGCTCAGACGGTGGCTGTAAATGCTGATGTTCTTTTTAGTAACACCGGAATAACTACAGCTGGAATTACGCATATACCTGGAACCGCAGAAATTGTAGTTACCACTGCGGGAGACTACGAGGTTACTTTCTCCGTGTCTGGTGTAGAACCAAACCAATTCGCAATATTTATAAATGGTGTATTGGTTCCAGAGACAGTCTATGGTTCAGGAGCAGGAACTCAGCAAAACAACGGTCAGGCTATAATCGCTGTAGAAGCTGGAGATATTATTACCCTTCGAAATCATGTATCTGCTGCAGCTGTCGGCCTTCAGACTCAAGCTGGAGGCACAGCAACAAACGTAAATGCTTCTATTGTTATTAAAAAATTAGATCAATAA
- a CDS encoding DUF5412 domain-containing protein, translating to MKKLLLVTIVWFFIILSVVGYAVYWIFFDWSRFADELINTSTSPNGTYTINAYISDGGATTSYAVLGELVFNEKKKRPKKIYWQYRTEKAEIEWMDDQTVMINKVKLNLPHETYDYRRGVK from the coding sequence ATGAAAAAATTGCTCTTAGTAACTATTGTTTGGTTCTTTATCATACTGAGCGTTGTTGGTTACGCAGTTTATTGGATCTTTTTTGATTGGTCAAGGTTTGCTGATGAGTTAATCAATACATCTACATCCCCAAATGGTACATACACAATAAATGCTTATATTTCAGATGGTGGTGCGACGACTTCCTATGCTGTCTTAGGAGAGCTAGTATTTAATGAGAAGAAGAAGAGACCAAAAAAGATATATTGGCAGTATCGTACGGAAAAAGCAGAAATTGAATGGATGGATGATCAAACCGTGATGATTAACAAGGTTAAATTAAATCTACCACATGAAACGTATGATTATAGAAGAGGAGTTAAGTAA